ATTATTTTTCATCAGTGATTTGAAAAACATTGAGTTTAAAACATTCTCCATGAAATCTGCTGAGTTTTCAGCTTTAAATGAATATTCTAAAATATCTTTTGTTTTACAATGTTCTGTAAACTCGTTAAGCAGGCTAACTAGCGTATATAACTTTGTCCGAATTGTTGCTGACTTATGCTTTTTTGCATAATTACAGATTAACATATGAATTTTAGTAGCAAATTCCTCACCATATGTATCATAAAAAGTAGCAAGATGTATCATGTATGAATTACCTAATTTGTCCTCACATGACCAACCAGAATAATATTTAATTAGAGAGGCGTTGATATTCAGGGATTTATATAAAATTATTTTATCTTTTACATCCTCCGACAGTCTAGTATCGGAAATGTTTATAATATTCAAAATCATATTATTATCGTGAGAAAATTTACTGAATATTTTTTTAAAGTTGTAACAATATTTGTAATGAGTCATGGCTGAGCATTCAAACTCAGTGTAAATAAATCCAATTAATAGAGATAAATGAGCATTTATTTTCACTTCACTATTTTTAATATCGAGTGCATTATATTGAGAATCTAATGTGTAAATACAAATATCAATAAAACTTGAATATACATTTATAAATTGGCCGATTTCGCTTTTCTTAACTGTCAAGGAAACGATTTTGTTCAATTCATCTCGATAATCACTAGACAAAACATTCTTAAGCTTCGGGAAAAAAGTAAGCTGCTTGGGTAGCATAGTGACACCTAAAAAAATTGATAACAGAATAAAGACTAGTTCACAATTGACAGTTGTCAACTTTCATAGAAGAAAAAACTAAGTCTAGCTTACTGTTTTAATTTAATTTATTGTAGTTTGATAAATATTAAGATTCTGGGAAAAGTCAACAGTCTCGCAGCCAAGATTTTAATCGTCAAACAGCATTAGAACAGTTTATTGAACTGGTAAAAGGGGTAGGCATTGTGCAAAAAGCACGTATCCCTACTAGAGCAACAAAAGGCAGCCAAAAGCGACGCATTGAAACCAAAAAACAACGTGGTGCCACTAAAGCGATGCGCCAAAATAAATCTGATTATTAGTACAAAAGTGACCCTGTGATAGCTTAACGATTAAGGTATTACTCTAGTTGAATATTTTTTGGTTTACCTAATAACCGACTTCGGTAAGAATGTTTGTTGAACACCTTTGTGCTACAGCTTAAATCGACTTACTTTGCGTTTTTTACAGGAATCATCATGAGCCAAATACCAAAAATTTTATTGATCAACGGCCCGAATCTAAATCTACTCGGCCGTCGCGAACCTGGACATTATGGTCACCAAACGCTCACAACTATTGTTGAGGAGTTAAGCAAAAGTGCAACCAAAGCAGAGGTTCAACTTGAACATGTTCAGTCTAATGCTGAGTATCAATTGATTGATGCAATTCATGCTACCGACGCTCAATTTATTATTATCAATCCAGCAGCCTTTACGCACACCAGTGTTGCTTTGCGTGATGCCATACTTGGGGTAGCAATTCCGTTTATAGAAGTGCATTTATCTAACGTACATGCCCGCGAACCTTTTAGGCACCATTCGTACTTTTCGGATAAAGCCCTAGGAGTGATTTGTGGCTTAGGCGCACAAGGTTATGACTTTGCTCTGCAAGCGGCAATTAAACACTTAAATGATCAACACCAACGTTAATAAGGATATTGCTTGAGTAAGTTAAAAGCGGACGTGAGCATTATTTACAGTGGCATATTCAGCCAATGGGACAATCAAAGCGATGACTTGCCCCGTTTGTTGCAGGCAACGATACATGTACCCGCGGTTATCGATACTGAGTTTGGCTTTATTACCCGCATCAAAAAGGCTAAAAACCAAGTACTCACTTATTGTATTTACCACCCTGACATTACCGATGACGACGGTAATGTTAGCCCACCGTTTGATGGTGAGATATTTATCAAAGAAAATGATTGGCGCTTTTATCTGGGTGATTGCATCTGGGCACCAATCAATAATAAGGTCGGTAACTGGCGGATGACACTGACCTTAAATGGCAAATTAATTGCCGACAAAACCTTTAAGGTGCATCTACCAGATTAATGGCGACGCCTAATCGTCTGTACTGCAACTTCACTAAGTTAAAATGTTTGCTATAATCCGCGCCAATAGCCACACCATTTAATGAGCCCTCATGTCCATTCAAGCTGTTTTAGCCGATGCTTTAGCCAAGCGTGCCACTTTTTTTGAGCAAGCTACCAAAGATAATACTGATTGTTATCGGGTTTTTCACGGTACCGTTGAAGGTGAAAATGGCCTTAACATTGACCGTTACGGCGATGCATGGCTGATTCAAACATTTCACCAAACCTTAACGGCGCAACAACTTGAAGACATATCAAGCCTACTGACTGCGCACGCGGACTATCATATCGTTTATAACGATCGCTCTGGCAGCCATTCTCGAGTGGCTAATCACGCCGAAAATGAAGCCCAAGACTACTCGCAATCAGAACAAGTCATCCATGAAAATGGCATCGCGTTCACCTCAAAATTACGTCATGAAGGTCAAGACCCGCTGTTGTTTTTAGATATGCGTATTGGTCGCGAATTTGTTCGCAACAATAGCCAAGGTAAAACAGTGTTAAACCTGTTTTCATATACCTGTGGGGTTGGTATTGCAGCGGCAATGGGCGGCGCGCGTCGAGTAATGAATGTTGATTTTTCATCATTTGCATTGGCCGCTGGTCAAAAAAATGCCGAGTTAAATAATGTCACTGATGTGTGTGAATTTGTCCAAAGTGATGCCTTTCCGGCATTGCGCCAATTAGCAGGTTTACCTATCGGCGGACGTCGTAATCAAAAACTGCCAAAATACCCTAAACTGCGCGCAACCCAATTTGATTTAGTGTTTTTAGATCCGCCACGGTTTGCTAAAAGTGCTTTTGGTATTGTCGATCTGGTTAATGATTACCAAGGCTTATTTAAACCAGCACTATTGGCGACTAAAATCGGTGGCACCATAGTATGCTGTAATAATGTTGCCAAAGTAGATCGCCAAACATGGTACGACAGCCTAGTGCGTTGTGTTGAAAAACAAGGCCGTACAGTTACTAATAGCCAGTGGTTAAACTGTCACCCAGACTTCCCTGCATTTGATGACAATCATCCATTAAAAATTGTTGCATTAACCATTAATTAATTCTCGTTATCTGATTTATAGATAACATTCAGCCACCGTAACGGTGGCTGAATGTTATTTATCATGTGGCTTGAATGAGAATATTACGGTACTGCTGTCACTTTAGGGTTACCCGCTACGCTGCTAGCACTGTAACCACGAGCATCTAATTGAACAAATGTCTTATCTAAAATCGTATCGACGTATTGCCAATCACTGCGCACTTCATTTTCAGTAAATGTCAGTAATAAGTAGCCGCGATCCTTTAAATTGGCGTATTTAAGATCGGCGATCAAACCCACGATCGCAGCCTCTGTAGCTGGCATTTCTGTATCGGATAAGCCTAAGTAATACTCAAGCCCAGGTGATGACACCGAACTGGTGGCAAATTCTACACCCACGATATCGCCGCCACTGTCGGTTAAATCATTAGCCCATGCATTGTGAGTGTCGCCAGCAATAACAACTAAGTTGTGATTTAACGATTTAGCGGTCGCATAAATAACTTCACGCTCGTAGGCATAACCGTCCCAAGCATCTAAGTTGTATGGAATTGAAGGTAGCTGCAGTAGTGCAATCACCTCAGGGGTTAATCTAGCTTGGTTAGCTTGCAAATACGTTAACTCTTGGGCGGTTAACGTCGGATCGCTCGCTTGTGCCCGACCCGCTAATTGCGCAAGCCCGGCTAACTCAGCAAACTGCGGAATACTCATTTGTTGAGTAGCAATGGCCGCTGGCATTAACATTTTGCCCATTAACACCTGTTGACCTAATACTTGCCACTTGGCTGTAGACTGCAATAAGGTTTGTTGTAACCACAATAGTTGGGTCTGGCCTAGCAGGGTGCGGTTAGTATCGGTGACATCAGTTAAAAATGTAGCGCTGTTAAATGCCCCTGTGGTATCAATATATTGGCTATATTCTAACTGCTTATCGCGAGCCAATACCCGAGTATCGAGCATGTGCAAATCAACCAAATTACCGAAATTAAAGCTTCTGTAGATTTCCTCATGATTACCTTCACTCCATGGTCGAATGGGTAACCATTCAAAGTAAGCTTGCAAGGCAGCTTGTTTGCGTTGATCAAAATCTCCTTCGCCGTCGTTATGATTCTCAGCACCGTCTTTCCAGGTATCATTAGCCACCTCATGGTCGTCCCACACCGTAATAAACGGTACTTTGGCATGTAGCTTTTGTAAGCTCGCATCACTACGATATTGGCTGTAACGGGTGCGGTAGTCGTCTAATAAAAATAATTCACCGGCTGGCAACACTTCACGCCCAAGTTCTGCAGCATGTTCACTGGCGTATTCACCACGGGCATATTCATATAAGTAATCACCTAAATGCACTACAGCGTCTAAATCATTTTGCTGCGCAGCCATTTCATACACATTAAAGTAACCCGCTGGAAAATTTGCACATGACATTACCGCTAACTTAACAGACGCCACGCTACCTTCGGGTAATGTGCGTGTTTGCCCCACTTCCGATACCGTATTACCCGCTTTAAAACGATAAAAATACTGCTGACCCGCTTCCAGCCCAACAGCGTCGACTTTAACGGTATAGTCACGCTCTTTAGTTGTCGTCATTTGGCCGTTAGTAACGAGTTGCGTAAAGTCACTGTCGGTAGCGACTTCCCATGAGACGGTAATCTTAGTGGCAATATCGGGCGTCACACGGGTCCATAAAATCACCGCATCGGTTGCAGGATCACCGCTGGCAACGCCTTGAAGAAACTGCCCTGACACTGCATCATCATCACTACTGCAACCCATTAATCCATACGACACCACTACCGCGCCTACACCCTTGGCTGACATTGCCAGAAAATCACGACGATTCACAAACCGTTTCATAGGCTATCCTTATTTTTATCGTTAGCTATTTTTGTATAGCAATGTTTTAACACTGCCTAAGAGGTCTAATGAGCGGCTATTGTGAAAGCAAAGGATGACAGATAGGTGACAAAAGTATGACAAGCTAATCATATTAATATCAAGGTGCACATACGGAGCGCGGTAATTGAATGATACGAAGTAAATACAACAGAAATTAAATTGCACACAATGTAGTTGCAAAAGCTAAAAGCTAGAGTTATAGTAAACACAATTAGATTGCGCACAACCTAATATCGTTATTCATCTGATAAGATCATCAGTTGGTCACATTAATAAAATATCGATATGAGCCAAAGCAATCGACAAATTTTGTACAACAATATCTTTAACATACTTTATGAGGTCTATTATGAAAGCGTTATACACAACTTCAGCTACAGCACTAGCAGGCCGTAATGGTCAAGTTTCTACCGACGACAAAAAAGTTGATTTGCAGTTAAGTTACCCAAAAGAAATGGGTGGCAGTGGTGAATTTACTAACCCAGAACAGTTATTTGCTGCAGGTTATGCCGCGTGTTTTTCTAACGCAATTCTGCACGTAGCTGGCCAAACTAAAGTGGCCATCAAATCCGCTCCTACTACCGCTACTGTTGGTATCGGCGCAAATGATAATGGTGGTTTTGCATTAACAGTGGCACTGGCTGTTGAACTAGAACTCGACCAAGCAGAAGCTGAACAGTTAGTTAAAACAGCTCACCAAGTTTGCCCATACTCAAACGCTGTACGTGGCAATATTGATGTGAAATTGACTGTAAATGGTCAAGCCATTTAATGCTATCGCGCTGACACTTCGTTGCTAATACTGAGGTGTTAATATTTGAGTGCTAATAGATAATAAAAAACCAAGATGTGAGTCTTGGTTTTTTTATACTTCTTGTTGTTATCAGCAAAGTCACGGTTTAGCAAACCGTTGACGCTGTTGTGCTATTGCTTCACGCTCATTAAAATATCTAACGCGCGTAAACGATGTTCGTTATCATACAAGTCATTGGTAAACATAATTTCATCAACACCGAGCTGCTCTACAAACACCTCTAAGCGATGTTTAATCGTTGCGGGACCGCCACAAATCGACAAGCTTAGAAAGCTATCAACATAACTTTTCTCTTGCTGAGTCCATAAACCATCCATGCTGTAGACTGGCGGTTTAAGCCACATTTCTTGACCACGAATTAACGCTAAAATGCGTTGTTTCGAGGTCGTGCTAAGCAGCTCTGCTTCTTCATCGGTAGGCGCGGCAACTAAAGGTAAGCCGACCATCACATACGGTTTATCCAATACTGCTGAAGGGGTAAATTCACGACGATAAAGTGCGACAGCTTCAAACAGAAAACGTGGTGCAAAATGACCTGCAAACACATAAGGCAAGCCACGTTCTGCGGCTAATTGTGCACTGAATAAACTCGAACCTAATAACCAAATAGGTACATTAGTGTCTTCACCAGGGATTGCTCGTACCGCTTTATAGTTGCTGTTTTGACGTTGTTCCCGTGGGCCAAGTAACGACTGTAACTCGCCCACTTCATCAGGAAAGTGTTCTGCCCGTTGGTTATCACGATTAAGCGCTAAACTCGTCACAGGATCGCTACCTGGTGCACGGCCCAAACCTAAATCAATTCGCCCAGGATATAAACTCGCCAATGTACCGAACTGCTCTGCCACCACCAAGGGTGGATGGTTTGGTAGCATAATCCCACCAGCACCAACACGAATACGCTCTGTGCCACCGGCAATAAAACCCATTAAAATAGAGGTAGCAGAACAAATAATGCCCGGCATATTATGGTGTTCAGCTAACCAAAAACGGTTAACCCCAAGGCGCTCGGCGTATTGAGCATAACGCAAACTGTCTTGTAAGGTGTTAGACACAGTGGAATCTGCACGCATTGGTGCAAGTTCAAGTAATGAAAAAGGAATATCAGCCAATATTGACATCATGGCTCCTTATTTAAGCTAAGAATTGAGGGTACTAAAAGGCTTGTAGCATCTCGGGAGTAAACTCATCAACATCAATGGTAAACCCTGCGGCATCAATGCACTGTTGTAACTTAGCTAGCTCATTGTTGACGTTTGACATGGTTAAGGTGTTGTTATCTAAATTATAAACTAACGCTAAGCTTTGATAATAAAAGCTCAGTATGACTAATGCATCGCGGTTATTGTCTTTGGCGGCTTGTTGGACTGATTTGAGCTTACGATAAATTTTGTTCTGTAATTGCTTGAGTTGCCACACATAATAGACTTCATAAAACGTTGGTTTTTGACGTAAGTTGCGTATAAAAAAGATACACGTCATTATCGCTAACATGAAGCCGGTAAAGTTTAAATGGAAATTACCAGTCGACTCAACACCTGCAAGCGATTTAACCCCAAAAAAATGGATCATTAGTTGGCCAAACACCAAAGACAAAATAGCCAGTGCTGCTACTAAGCCTATTTGTACTTGATTGTTAACCGAACGGTATTGGACTTTATCTATGTTAACTAACTTCATCACACTACTCACGTCACTTATTTGTGTATAGCTTAACGTGTCAGGGCTATTTATAGAATGAAATATTAACGCTTATTAAGTGTGATTTAATCTAATGGCCGCAAAAATATGAGCGATGCTAGGGCCTGTTGATCTTTGCTGGTTGAATTTTGTTCGAGTTAAAAACGTTTTAATCGAGGCGAATGGATTGATGCCTAGTCATCTAAGCAAAATGTATTCAACAAAGAGTAAAACGTTTTTAGCCGAACCCTTCGGGCAGCGTTTGTTGGCCATTTTTACTGTGTTATCGACTTTTTATGTAGAATAACTACACCTCAAAGTCTCTGCCGCGCAGTTGTAAATGTGAGTAATGGCCAACAATTCGCTGCAAAAATAACCTTGAAAGATCAACAGGCCCTAGCCTAGGCGAACAAGATAACCCCAGGCTAACAAACACCAAAATAAATACTAAAAGCTGTGCACTAGCGGATCAATACACAT
This region of Shewanella livingstonensis genomic DNA includes:
- a CDS encoding DUF3087 domain-containing protein, coding for MKLVNIDKVQYRSVNNQVQIGLVAALAILSLVFGQLMIHFFGVKSLAGVESTGNFHLNFTGFMLAIMTCIFFIRNLRQKPTFYEVYYVWQLKQLQNKIYRKLKSVQQAAKDNNRDALVILSFYYQSLALVYNLDNNTLTMSNVNNELAKLQQCIDAAGFTIDVDEFTPEMLQAF
- a CDS encoding class I SAM-dependent rRNA methyltransferase is translated as MSIQAVLADALAKRATFFEQATKDNTDCYRVFHGTVEGENGLNIDRYGDAWLIQTFHQTLTAQQLEDISSLLTAHADYHIVYNDRSGSHSRVANHAENEAQDYSQSEQVIHENGIAFTSKLRHEGQDPLLFLDMRIGREFVRNNSQGKTVLNLFSYTCGVGIAAAMGGARRVMNVDFSSFALAAGQKNAELNNVTDVCEFVQSDAFPALRQLAGLPIGGRRNQKLPKYPKLRATQFDLVFLDPPRFAKSAFGIVDLVNDYQGLFKPALLATKIGGTIVCCNNVAKVDRQTWYDSLVRCVEKQGRTVTNSQWLNCHPDFPAFDDNHPLKIVALTIN
- a CDS encoding organic hydroperoxide resistance protein yields the protein MKALYTTSATALAGRNGQVSTDDKKVDLQLSYPKEMGGSGEFTNPEQLFAAGYAACFSNAILHVAGQTKVAIKSAPTTATVGIGANDNGGFALTVALAVELELDQAEAEQLVKTAHQVCPYSNAVRGNIDVKLTVNGQAI
- a CDS encoding LLM class flavin-dependent oxidoreductase → MSILADIPFSLLELAPMRADSTVSNTLQDSLRYAQYAERLGVNRFWLAEHHNMPGIICSATSILMGFIAGGTERIRVGAGGIMLPNHPPLVVAEQFGTLASLYPGRIDLGLGRAPGSDPVTSLALNRDNQRAEHFPDEVGELQSLLGPREQRQNSNYKAVRAIPGEDTNVPIWLLGSSLFSAQLAAERGLPYVFAGHFAPRFLFEAVALYRREFTPSAVLDKPYVMVGLPLVAAPTDEEAELLSTTSKQRILALIRGQEMWLKPPVYSMDGLWTQQEKSYVDSFLSLSICGGPATIKHRLEVFVEQLGVDEIMFTNDLYDNEHRLRALDILMSVKQ
- the aroQ gene encoding type II 3-dehydroquinate dehydratase, producing the protein MSQIPKILLINGPNLNLLGRREPGHYGHQTLTTIVEELSKSATKAEVQLEHVQSNAEYQLIDAIHATDAQFIIINPAAFTHTSVALRDAILGVAIPFIEVHLSNVHAREPFRHHSYFSDKALGVICGLGAQGYDFALQAAIKHLNDQHQR
- a CDS encoding alkaline phosphatase D family protein, which produces MKRFVNRRDFLAMSAKGVGAVVVSYGLMGCSSDDDAVSGQFLQGVASGDPATDAVILWTRVTPDIATKITVSWEVATDSDFTQLVTNGQMTTTKERDYTVKVDAVGLEAGQQYFYRFKAGNTVSEVGQTRTLPEGSVASVKLAVMSCANFPAGYFNVYEMAAQQNDLDAVVHLGDYLYEYARGEYASEHAAELGREVLPAGELFLLDDYRTRYSQYRSDASLQKLHAKVPFITVWDDHEVANDTWKDGAENHNDGEGDFDQRKQAALQAYFEWLPIRPWSEGNHEEIYRSFNFGNLVDLHMLDTRVLARDKQLEYSQYIDTTGAFNSATFLTDVTDTNRTLLGQTQLLWLQQTLLQSTAKWQVLGQQVLMGKMLMPAAIATQQMSIPQFAELAGLAQLAGRAQASDPTLTAQELTYLQANQARLTPEVIALLQLPSIPYNLDAWDGYAYEREVIYATAKSLNHNLVVIAGDTHNAWANDLTDSGGDIVGVEFATSSVSSPGLEYYLGLSDTEMPATEAAIVGLIADLKYANLKDRGYLLLTFTENEVRSDWQYVDTILDKTFVQLDARGYSASSVAGNPKVTAVP
- a CDS encoding DUF3859 domain-containing protein codes for the protein MSKLKADVSIIYSGIFSQWDNQSDDLPRLLQATIHVPAVIDTEFGFITRIKKAKNQVLTYCIYHPDITDDDGNVSPPFDGEIFIKENDWRFYLGDCIWAPINNKVGNWRMTLTLNGKLIADKTFKVHLPD